From Enterococcus mediterraneensis, the proteins below share one genomic window:
- the hisS gene encoding histidine--tRNA ligase yields the protein MSYQRPKGTNDILPGESEKWQFVEETARLLFHDYQYSEIRTPIFEHYEVIARSVGDTTDIVSKEMYDFFDKGDRHVTLRPEGTAPIVRSFVENKLYGPEYAKPYKTFYMGPMFRYERPQKGRLRQFHQIGVEAFGSVNPATDVETMAMALDFFKQLGIQQIRLVINSLGDKETRQAYRQALIDYLVPHEAELSEDSKRRLHENPLRVLDSKDKRDQKFVADAPSILDYLSEPAKKHFDEVIKMLDALEIPYEVDANMVRGLDYYTHTIFEIMSDAPGMGAQATICAGGRYDQLVEELGGPATPGFGFALGIERVLLTLAAEEVVIPAMNELDAYVVSIGESTNIEALKVVQAIRNFGFSADRDVMQRKAKAQFKTADKAGAKLVLTLGEDELEQGIINVKSMASRKEKSFPLTKIYEDFSGVYDEMSMLEE from the coding sequence ATGAGTTATCAACGTCCGAAAGGAACCAATGATATCTTGCCTGGCGAATCAGAAAAATGGCAATTTGTGGAAGAAACGGCCCGTTTATTGTTCCATGATTATCAATACAGTGAGATCCGCACACCGATCTTTGAGCATTATGAAGTGATTGCCCGCAGTGTCGGTGATACGACAGATATCGTCTCAAAGGAAATGTATGACTTTTTTGATAAAGGTGATCGCCATGTAACACTGCGTCCAGAAGGAACAGCGCCTATCGTAAGATCCTTTGTAGAAAATAAATTATACGGTCCGGAATATGCAAAACCATACAAAACATTTTATATGGGACCAATGTTTCGCTATGAGCGGCCACAAAAAGGCCGGTTGCGTCAATTCCATCAAATCGGTGTAGAAGCGTTCGGCAGTGTCAATCCAGCCACAGACGTTGAAACGATGGCGATGGCGTTGGATTTCTTCAAACAACTTGGGATCCAACAAATCCGTTTAGTGATCAATTCATTGGGAGATAAAGAGACTCGTCAAGCATACCGTCAAGCGTTGATCGATTATCTTGTACCTCATGAAGCAGAGCTGAGTGAAGACTCCAAACGCCGCCTTCACGAAAATCCTTTGCGGGTCTTAGACAGCAAAGATAAACGAGATCAAAAATTCGTGGCGGATGCGCCTTCGATTTTAGATTATCTCAGCGAACCGGCAAAAAAACATTTTGACGAAGTGATTAAAATGTTGGATGCACTGGAAATTCCTTATGAAGTAGACGCGAATATGGTGCGGGGATTGGATTATTACACCCACACGATCTTTGAGATCATGAGCGATGCACCGGGGATGGGCGCGCAAGCTACGATCTGTGCCGGCGGTCGTTATGATCAATTGGTAGAAGAATTGGGAGGACCGGCTACTCCAGGTTTCGGTTTCGCATTAGGGATCGAACGGGTATTGTTGACTCTGGCTGCAGAAGAAGTGGTTATTCCTGCAATGAACGAGTTGGATGCTTACGTAGTCAGCATCGGTGAATCAACGAATATCGAAGCGTTGAAAGTAGTCCAAGCGATCCGCAATTTTGGTTTTTCTGCCGACCGTGATGTGATGCAAAGAAAAGCAAAAGCACAATTCAAAACAGCGGACAAAGCCGGCGCGAAATTAGTTTTGACGTTGGGTGAAGATGAATTGGAACAAGGAATCATCAACGTCAAGTCAATGGCTAGCCGTAAAGAAAAAAGTTTCCCGCTGACGAAAATCTATGAAGATTTTTCAGGAGTCTATGATGAAATGAGCATGTTGGAAGAATAG
- a CDS encoding YitT family protein, producing MTKFLKHLPHPDFATKFSYSIVYALLASISVNFFYQPGHIYSSGITGVAQILTTLSKDLIGVHVPVSLALSLLNIPLFFLGWFKIGHKFTIFTGITVVLTSIFMQIMPEEVLSDDPIICAIFGGAVMGAGIGYALKSGLSSGGLDFLSIAIRKKTGKTIGSISIIFNLFIMLAAGILFGWQYALYSALAIFVSGKVTDAVYTKQKKMQVTIITRYPDRVIHTIQHRMRRGITIINEAEGAYHHDKQTVLLTVVTRFELPLLRSAMKEADPKAFVSIAENVQILGRFYEEEL from the coding sequence ATGACTAAATTTTTGAAACACTTGCCCCATCCAGATTTTGCAACAAAATTCTCTTATTCGATCGTTTATGCGCTATTAGCTTCTATTTCTGTGAATTTTTTTTATCAGCCAGGACATATTTATTCTAGCGGGATCACAGGGGTCGCTCAGATCTTGACCACGTTATCTAAAGATCTGATCGGTGTGCATGTTCCGGTATCTCTGGCATTATCGTTGTTGAATATACCACTGTTTTTTCTAGGCTGGTTTAAAATCGGACATAAATTTACGATTTTTACCGGGATCACTGTTGTTTTGACATCGATTTTTATGCAGATCATGCCGGAAGAAGTTCTTTCTGATGATCCGATAATTTGTGCGATTTTTGGTGGAGCGGTCATGGGGGCTGGGATCGGCTATGCGCTGAAAAGCGGGTTGTCTTCTGGCGGCTTAGATTTTCTAAGTATCGCGATCCGCAAAAAAACCGGCAAGACGATCGGCTCGATCTCGATCATTTTCAATTTATTTATCATGTTGGCAGCAGGGATCTTGTTTGGTTGGCAATATGCGTTGTATAGCGCGTTAGCGATTTTTGTCAGCGGCAAAGTGACGGATGCTGTTTACACGAAGCAAAAGAAGATGCAGGTGACGATCATTACTCGTTATCCTGATCGGGTGATCCACACGATCCAACATCGCATGCGGCGGGGGATCACGATCATCAATGAAGCAGAAGGTGCTTATCATCATGATAAGCAGACAGTTCTTTTGACAGTAGTGACTCGATTTGAGTTACCATTATTGCGCAGTGCGATGAAAGAAGCTGATCCTAAGGCGTTTGTCAGTATCGCTGAGAATGTTCAGATCTTAGGGCGGTTTTACGAGGAAGAGCTGTAA
- the aspS gene encoding aspartate--tRNA ligase, giving the protein MAKRTIYCGLVSDEQVSQTVTLKGWVQKRRDLGGVIFIDLRDREGIVQVVFNPEKSKEAWEIADKCRSEFVIEVTGEVVHRSPEAINPKMATGKFEVMASEIKILNKAKTPPFLIEDEQNISDEVRLKYRYLDLRRPKMTKNLILRNKTTQAIRHYLDENDFLDIETPYLAKSTPEGARDYLVPSRVHPGHFYALPQSPQIFKQLLMNAGMDRYYQIVRCFRDEDLRGDRQPEFTQVDIETTFLSAEEIQEYTEGLIAKVMKDVKGIDVTLPFPRMTYDEAMARYGSDKPDTRFAMELIDLSETVKDVDFKVFQMALENGGVVKALNAKGAASRYSRKDMDQLGQYVGQFGAKGLAWLKVEEDGLKGPIAKFLADKQDAIIQATDAEVGDLLMFGADKFDVVSAALGAVRTRLGKELELIDTTKFNFLWVTDWPQFEYDAEAQRYVSAHHPFTMPKESDIPLLSSDPAKVYAEAYDIVLNGYELGGGSLRIHTREVQEKMFETLGFSKEAMEEQFGFLLEALDYGFPPHGGIALGLDRFAMLLAGEDNIREVIAFPKNGKAADPMSAAPSIVSPLQLFELNIDVTSIEEE; this is encoded by the coding sequence ATGGCAAAACGCACGATTTATTGCGGATTGGTTTCTGACGAACAAGTCAGTCAAACTGTTACATTAAAAGGTTGGGTACAAAAAAGAAGAGATTTAGGAGGCGTGATTTTTATCGATCTGCGCGACCGTGAAGGGATCGTTCAAGTTGTATTCAATCCTGAAAAATCAAAAGAAGCATGGGAGATCGCAGACAAGTGCCGCAGCGAATTTGTGATCGAAGTGACTGGTGAAGTTGTTCACCGCAGTCCTGAAGCAATCAATCCTAAAATGGCGACGGGCAAATTTGAAGTGATGGCTTCAGAGATCAAAATTTTAAACAAAGCAAAAACACCGCCGTTTTTGATTGAAGATGAACAAAATATCAGTGACGAAGTACGTCTAAAATACCGTTATTTGGACTTGCGCCGTCCTAAGATGACGAAAAACTTGATTTTGCGCAACAAAACAACCCAAGCGATCCGTCATTATTTGGATGAAAATGACTTTTTGGATATCGAAACACCTTATTTAGCAAAATCGACTCCAGAAGGCGCGCGGGATTATCTGGTTCCTTCCCGGGTCCATCCAGGTCATTTTTACGCATTGCCTCAATCACCGCAGATTTTCAAACAGTTATTGATGAATGCCGGTATGGACCGCTATTATCAAATCGTCCGCTGTTTCCGGGATGAAGACTTGCGGGGGGACCGCCAACCTGAATTTACACAGGTAGATATCGAAACGACATTCCTTTCAGCAGAAGAGATCCAAGAGTACACAGAAGGCTTGATCGCGAAAGTAATGAAAGATGTCAAAGGGATCGATGTTACACTACCATTTCCTCGTATGACTTACGACGAAGCGATGGCCCGTTACGGAAGCGACAAACCGGATACTCGGTTTGCAATGGAACTGATCGATCTTAGCGAAACAGTCAAAGACGTGGATTTCAAAGTTTTTCAAATGGCATTGGAAAACGGCGGGGTCGTCAAAGCACTGAATGCGAAAGGTGCAGCAAGCCGCTATTCACGGAAAGATATGGATCAATTAGGACAATATGTCGGTCAATTCGGCGCGAAAGGCTTGGCTTGGCTTAAAGTGGAAGAAGATGGCTTGAAAGGACCGATTGCTAAATTCTTAGCGGATAAACAAGATGCGATCATTCAAGCAACAGATGCTGAAGTCGGCGACTTGCTGATGTTTGGCGCGGATAAATTTGATGTGGTCTCAGCAGCTTTAGGAGCAGTGCGGACACGTTTAGGAAAAGAATTAGAGTTAATCGATACAACTAAATTCAATTTCTTATGGGTAACTGACTGGCCGCAATTCGAATACGACGCAGAAGCGCAACGCTATGTCTCCGCTCACCATCCATTTACAATGCCGAAAGAAAGCGACATTCCATTGTTAAGCAGTGATCCGGCAAAAGTTTATGCGGAAGCTTACGATATCGTCTTGAACGGATACGAACTAGGAGGCGGATCATTGCGGATCCACACTCGAGAAGTTCAAGAAAAAATGTTTGAGACACTAGGCTTTTCAAAAGAAGCGATGGAAGAACAATTCGGCTTCTTATTGGAAGCGTTGGATTACGGCTTCCCTCCACATGGCGGGATCGCTTTAGGACTTGATCGTTTTGCGATGTTGTTAGCTGGTGAAGACAATATCCGTGAAGTGATCGCCTTTCCGAAAAACGGGAAAGCTGCCGATCCAATGTCAGCTGCCCCAAGTATCGTATCGCCATTACAGCTTTTTGAACTGAACATCGACGTGACTTCGATCGAAGAAGAATAA